In Kordia antarctica, the following proteins share a genomic window:
- a CDS encoding T9SS type A sorting domain-containing protein: protein MKNIIKILTVNVNRWIYILFTFSTFAHSQCDGSIDTTFDGDGRQDINISSGDNFSNSLAVQSDGKILVGGYYFNNGRNIGYVARINSDGSIDTTFDGDGRQEIDISSGDNFSNSVAVQSGGKILVGGYYFNNGRNIGYVARINSDGSIDTTFDGDGRQDIDISSGDNFSNSVAVQSDDKILVGGYYFNNGRNIGYVARINSDGSIDTTFDGDGRQDINISSGDNFSNSVAVQSDGKILIGGYYFNNGQNIGYVTRINSDGSIDTTFDGDGRQDINISSGNNFSNSVAVQSDGKILVGGYFFNNGRNIGYVTRINSDGSIDTTFDGDGRQDINISSGDNFSNSLAVQSDGKILVGGYFFNNGRNIGYVTRINSDGSIDTTFDGDGRQDINISSGDNFSNSIAVQSDDKILVGGYYFNYGRNIGYVTRLGCSSILSLEYSTNLTIKLFPNPSKDYFQILGLNEIEKYKIYNINGSIIMTGYLFNNEKVNIKNYSNGIYFLKIGNKKILKLIKE, encoded by the coding sequence ATGAAAAACATAATAAAAATTCTTACTGTAAATGTAAATAGATGGATATATATATTATTTACTTTTTCAACTTTTGCTCATTCTCAGTGTGATGGTTCAATAGACACTACTTTTGACGGAGATGGTCGTCAAGATATAAATATAAGTTCTGGTGATAATTTTTCGAATAGCTTAGCTGTTCAATCAGATGGCAAAATATTAGTAGGAGGCTATTATTTTAATAATGGACGGAATATAGGATATGTTGCAAGAATAAACTCCGATGGATCGATAGATACTACTTTTGATGGAGATGGTCGTCAAGAGATAGATATAAGTTCTGGTGATAATTTTTCGAATAGTGTTGCTGTTCAATCAGGTGGTAAAATACTAGTAGGAGGCTATTATTTTAATAATGGACGAAATATAGGATATGTTGCAAGAATAAACTCGGATGGATCGATAGATACTACTTTTGATGGAGATGGTCGTCAAGATATAGATATAAGTTCTGGTGATAATTTTTCGAATAGTGTTGCTGTTCAATCAGATGATAAAATACTAGTAGGAGGCTATTATTTTAATAATGGACGAAATATAGGATATGTTGCAAGAATAAACTCTGATGGATCGATAGATACTACTTTTGATGGAGATGGTCGTCAAGATATAAATATAAGTTCTGGTGATAACTTTTCGAATAGTGTTGCTGTTCAATCGGATGGTAAAATATTAATAGGAGGATATTATTTCAATAACGGGCAAAATATAGGATATGTTACAAGAATAAATTCAGATGGATCGATAGATACTACTTTTGACGGAGATGGTCGTCAAGATATAAATATAAGTTCTGGTAATAATTTTTCGAATAGTGTTGCTGTTCAATCAGATGGCAAAATATTAGTCGGAGGATATTTTTTTAATAATGGACGAAATATAGGATATGTTACAAGAATAAATTCAGATGGATCAATAGATACTACTTTTGACGGAGATGGTCGTCAAGATATAAATATAAGTTCTGGTGATAATTTTTCGAATAGCTTAGCTGTTCAATCAGATGGCAAAATATTAGTCGGAGGATATTTTTTTAATAATGGACGAAATATAGGATATGTTACAAGAATAAACTCGGATGGATCAATAGATACTACTTTTGATGGAGATGGTCGTCAAGATATAAATATAAGTTCTGGTGATAATTTTTCGAATAGTATTGCTGTTCAATCAGATGATAAAATACTAGTAGGAGGCTATTATTTTAATTACGGGCGAAATATAGGGTATGTTACAAGGTTAGGCTGTTCATCCATTTTAAGTTTAGAATATAGTACCAATCTGACTATCAAATTATTTCCTAATCCCTCAAAAGACTATTTCCAAATACTCGGATTGAATGAAATAGAGAAATACAAAATTTATAATATTAATGGCTCTATAATAATGACAGGATATTTGTTTAATAATGAAAAAGTTAATATCAAAAATTACTCAAATGGTATTTATTTTTTAAAAATTGGCAATAAAAAAATCTTAAAGTTAATAAAAGAGTAA
- a CDS encoding caspase family protein encodes MFPTKKALLIGIDNYDSSKLVGCVNDVIKLDYLLSIHDDKFPNFERKLMLAPLNQNSVVIENDQKEEFLKINTNKMLEGIKELFSHKAELALLYYSGHGFINEFGGFLVAQDGENYDAGVRMRDIMTIIERASKKKIIQEIIVILDCCHSGLFGNVSDLEPEIAKIPQGVTIIAACEHFEFATCNSRGGILTKGICNALNGGGADPLGNITAMSLYSHLTGSLSSAWSTQTLVFKTNITKKYNIIKKCHPDFEFSILKLIPNLFKDINYEYILTPSMITIDECGDQILDGIAKRFLKLMKLGMIEIIGNEDIVYAIINSSKCRLTPLGRYYWRKLKIDNKT; translated from the coding sequence ATGTTTCCAACCAAAAAAGCACTATTAATTGGAATTGATAATTACGACTCATCTAAACTAGTAGGTTGTGTAAATGACGTTATAAAGTTAGACTATCTTCTCTCGATACATGACGATAAATTTCCAAATTTCGAAAGAAAACTAATGCTAGCACCTTTGAATCAGAATTCTGTAGTTATTGAAAATGATCAGAAAGAAGAGTTTTTGAAAATTAACACAAACAAAATGTTAGAAGGTATTAAAGAACTCTTTAGTCATAAAGCGGAATTAGCTCTTCTATATTATTCAGGACATGGTTTTATAAATGAATTTGGAGGTTTTTTAGTGGCTCAAGATGGCGAAAATTACGATGCTGGAGTTAGAATGAGAGATATTATGACAATTATTGAAAGAGCAAGCAAGAAAAAAATAATACAAGAAATAATTGTAATCTTAGATTGTTGTCATTCTGGACTATTTGGAAATGTTTCGGATTTAGAACCAGAAATTGCTAAAATACCTCAAGGAGTTACAATTATAGCGGCTTGTGAACATTTTGAATTTGCAACATGTAATAGCAGAGGAGGTATTTTAACTAAGGGAATTTGTAATGCCTTAAATGGCGGAGGAGCTGATCCTCTTGGAAATATAACAGCTATGTCTTTGTACAGCCATTTAACGGGCTCATTATCTAGTGCTTGGAGCACTCAAACTTTAGTTTTTAAGACAAATATTACTAAAAAATATAATATAATAAAAAAATGTCATCCAGATTTCGAATTCTCTATCTTAAAGCTGATTCCAAATCTATTCAAAGATATAAATTATGAGTATATCCTGACTCCATCTATGATTACGATAGATGAATGTGGAGATCAAATTTTAGATGGTATAGCAAAAAGATTTCTAAAATTAATGAAATTGGGAATGATAGAGATAATTGGGAATGAAGATATAGTCTATGCAATTATAAATTCTTCTAAATGCCGTCTTACTCCTTTAGGACGATATTATTGGCGCAAACTTAAAATTGATAACAAAACATGA
- a CDS encoding caspase family protein: protein MKRALLVGIDKYNQHANLDNCEESAIQLKKVLSRNADSSPNFDCKCLISSQIEISRLSIKNDLEILANNLGGISLFYFAGHGVIYEKKGHLVLQDSNYPDDGISISELVDIANKSKSKNFIIILDCWLSGYGGNLFFCDSFLGVHLKEGVSIIALSGVTEIIEKKKKQPNFFTQLIIEALNGAASDLIGRISITSVYSFLESSLKPLGQKPILIANTFDSIDLRLVEPKVSWKLLRKLLYYFRNPDYEFELAPDFEPSSDSCLAGKVDVFKDLTKFWSVGLIKPIDEEHIYFAAINSKSVKLTSIGKIYWKLLEEQKI, encoded by the coding sequence ATGAAAAGAGCTCTTTTAGTAGGTATCGATAAATATAATCAACACGCAAACTTAGATAATTGTGAAGAAAGTGCTATCCAATTAAAAAAAGTATTATCAAGAAATGCAGATTCCTCTCCAAATTTTGATTGTAAATGTCTAATATCTTCTCAAATTGAAATTAGCAGATTATCTATTAAAAATGATTTAGAGATATTAGCAAATAATTTAGGAGGAATTTCTCTATTCTATTTTGCGGGACATGGAGTTATTTATGAAAAAAAAGGTCATTTAGTACTTCAAGATTCTAATTATCCTGATGATGGAATATCTATAAGTGAGTTGGTAGATATTGCCAATAAATCAAAATCTAAAAATTTTATTATCATTCTTGATTGTTGGTTAAGCGGCTATGGTGGAAATTTATTCTTCTGTGATTCATTTTTAGGAGTACATTTGAAAGAAGGAGTTTCGATAATTGCATTGAGTGGTGTGACTGAAATAATTGAAAAAAAGAAGAAGCAACCAAATTTTTTTACTCAATTAATTATTGAAGCTCTAAATGGAGCAGCATCAGACTTAATAGGACGTATTTCTATTACTTCAGTTTATAGTTTTTTAGAATCATCACTTAAACCACTAGGGCAAAAACCTATACTAATAGCTAATACATTTGATTCTATTGATTTAAGATTAGTTGAGCCTAAGGTTTCTTGGAAGTTGCTTAGGAAGCTCTTGTATTATTTCAGAAATCCCGACTATGAATTTGAATTAGCTCCTGATTTTGAACCGAGTTCAGATAGTTGTTTAGCAGGGAAAGTAGATGTATTTAAAGATCTTACGAAGTTTTGGTCAGTTGGTCTTATAAAACCTATTGATGAAGAGCATATTTATTTTGCGGCTATTAATAGCAAAAGTGTTAAATTAACTTCAATTGGAAAAATTTATTGGAAACTATTAGAAGAACAAAAAATTTAA
- a CDS encoding FG-GAP repeat domain-containing protein, translating into MKINETLRHLYLLVILLSLSLKVSGQDAKPMIKDINSKTLNKILAVESTDINNDNFTDIVYIKSVNNTWSLIGYLYVSINNKNGGFKNPIEIATFKGLVVNSESIILGDYNNDGNLDIGVILTTGNYGDSFYYWEGDGNGNFQNKTTFKQ; encoded by the coding sequence ATGAAAATTAATGAAACATTAAGGCATTTGTATTTATTAGTGATTTTATTAAGCTTATCTTTAAAAGTGTCTGGTCAGGATGCAAAACCAATGATAAAGGATATAAATAGCAAAACGCTCAATAAAATTCTTGCTGTGGAATCCACAGACATCAATAATGATAATTTCACCGATATAGTTTATATAAAATCTGTTAATAATACTTGGTCGTTAATTGGGTACTTATATGTTTCTATAAATAATAAAAATGGTGGGTTTAAAAATCCAATTGAAATAGCTACTTTTAAGGGATTAGTTGTTAATAGTGAATCAATTATTCTTGGTGATTACAATAATGACGGGAATTTAGATATTGGTGTTATATTAACGACTGGAAACTACGGAGATAGCTTTTATTATTGGGAAGGAGATGGTAATGGCAATTTTCAAAACAAAACAACTTTCAAACAATAA
- a CDS encoding amino acid adenylation domain-containing protein, translating into MVKIKEKKIAQKTNDNLETTICELIVRQLLKHPERIAIIDGETKIDYKLLMKRVNEVSGELKNRGIKTGSLVGVCMNRSWELVATLIGVMQAGCAYVPLDPAYPQDRIRYMLKNSRAVAAIVDTDKSAKLCNEVNELIWINELGNHSDSSVHPSANDLAYVIYTSGSTGKPKGVAVEHSSIVSMSQSMRELFSDEELKGVFAGASVCFDTSVLEIMGTLSLGGTIILAKNALDLTKLPASDQIITCVMVASSMQALLATEKLPKGIKCLVFGGEALKRSLVEQVYALKPDLRVLNAYGPTEDTVYSTIAEVPSGTEVVTIGKSVTNSRAYILDDAMQPVSVGTAGELYLAGNKLARGYLYDEEKTKERFIEMEPSDLIPDNRLYKTGDLCRWTENGEIEFLGRVDQQVKIRGYRIELEEIESTLESMEGVDAAAAAAVDGGIGQKILIVYVVSRDESVTQTRIKSYLSERLPKYMVPQVVKHLEALPLLPNDKLDRKKLMNLEEEIRLKQETVVVNPSAENNLIQRLVGSNNEQKVTILSIIQGQVATILNLGNPAKVLPNDSFDELGIDSLSILELSSRLSKSLGQKLSAQAILENATPNALINYIINKTGSGIDTNSADKLPSVAADSLASFQTHIQSSHPTFQAAKAPSWSVTDKSKLVQEVLRMVNDNRRNPYSKVLRTGSGTRGIVGDAYNDEEQEAVIWTTNLYLGLNRDQKVIDEASIALARFGTGMGTSAAASGMTNQHLEFEAEFADLVGKPSACLFPTGYTANVGAIAGILGKNDVVVIDQLCHASIVDGARLCGATIRTFQHNNVSDLEAVLESEVSPYHSILVVLEGVYSMGEGAAPVAEIVRTAKKYNALVLVDEAHSFGFYGKGGAGICAAQGVTEEVDFIMTTLSKALGSLGGVVAASQEHVDLMKSSSRAYIFQATVSPADIAAALTALRRLRSDDALRERLWDTTRYMRQRFEDAGYDLGTGDGPIITPHFSDKDKLYAIVQGLYQRGIQTSAVTYPIVESGRGRLRLICSAAHTREDVDKTLEALIEAEREVDAQLAATNDEVKDSNITRADVEVWANAFAAYLEESIAEVSVPTPNLAIAVSISEHSEPITILVKDGNVTLSTHKVSDLPSCSLLLTDKDAVSALQSSDVQGLLNSICNGTCVLNGQVEAFIWLIGRIVDQRQHVLSPVDLE; encoded by the coding sequence ATGGTTAAAATAAAAGAGAAAAAAATAGCTCAAAAAACTAACGATAATTTAGAAACAACAATCTGTGAACTCATTGTGAGGCAACTGCTAAAACATCCAGAACGAATAGCAATTATCGACGGCGAGACAAAAATTGACTATAAACTTCTCATGAAACGAGTGAATGAGGTTTCCGGAGAACTCAAAAATCGTGGTATAAAAACAGGTTCGTTAGTCGGAGTGTGTATGAATCGCTCTTGGGAACTCGTTGCTACGCTAATTGGCGTCATGCAAGCCGGATGCGCATATGTGCCATTAGATCCTGCATATCCACAAGATCGGATTCGATACATGTTGAAAAATTCTCGTGCTGTGGCTGCTATTGTTGATACTGACAAATCAGCCAAGCTATGTAATGAAGTGAATGAATTAATTTGGATCAATGAATTAGGGAATCATTCGGATAGTTCGGTACATCCATCTGCGAACGATTTAGCATATGTAATTTATACCTCAGGTTCAACGGGAAAACCAAAAGGAGTCGCTGTCGAGCACAGTAGTATTGTGTCCATGAGTCAATCTATGCGCGAACTATTCAGTGATGAAGAACTAAAAGGAGTATTTGCTGGCGCATCAGTTTGTTTTGATACTTCGGTGCTAGAAATTATGGGAACGCTATCGCTTGGTGGCACTATAATTCTAGCGAAAAATGCATTAGACTTAACAAAACTTCCTGCATCAGATCAGATCATAACATGCGTCATGGTTGCGTCATCAATGCAAGCATTACTGGCGACAGAAAAATTACCGAAAGGAATAAAATGTTTAGTTTTTGGAGGCGAAGCGCTCAAACGCTCATTGGTTGAACAAGTGTATGCACTAAAGCCAGATTTACGAGTATTAAACGCATATGGTCCTACTGAAGATACTGTTTATTCAACTATTGCCGAAGTTCCTTCTGGTACTGAGGTTGTTACAATTGGAAAGTCGGTGACAAACTCACGCGCATATATTTTAGATGATGCTATGCAACCTGTTTCTGTTGGAACTGCAGGAGAATTATACCTTGCAGGAAATAAACTTGCACGAGGATATTTGTACGATGAAGAAAAGACTAAAGAACGTTTCATTGAGATGGAACCTAGTGATTTGATTCCAGATAATCGGTTGTATAAAACAGGCGATTTATGTCGCTGGACAGAAAATGGAGAAATCGAATTTCTTGGCAGAGTCGATCAACAAGTAAAAATCAGAGGCTATCGAATTGAACTTGAAGAAATTGAGTCTACACTTGAATCAATGGAAGGTGTTGACGCAGCAGCGGCGGCAGCCGTAGATGGAGGAATTGGTCAAAAAATACTGATAGTTTATGTGGTAAGTCGTGATGAATCGGTAACACAGACGAGAATTAAATCTTATCTATCTGAACGATTGCCAAAATATATGGTTCCGCAAGTTGTGAAGCATCTAGAAGCGTTGCCGCTGTTACCCAATGACAAACTCGATCGTAAGAAACTCATGAATCTAGAAGAAGAAATACGTTTAAAACAAGAAACAGTTGTAGTAAATCCAAGTGCTGAAAATAATTTGATACAGCGTTTAGTAGGTTCAAACAACGAACAAAAGGTAACAATACTATCCATTATTCAAGGTCAAGTAGCTACTATTCTTAATCTAGGTAATCCAGCAAAAGTATTACCAAACGATTCATTTGATGAACTTGGTATTGACTCGTTATCGATATTGGAATTGAGTAGTAGACTTAGTAAATCATTAGGTCAAAAATTATCAGCGCAAGCGATTCTTGAAAATGCTACTCCAAATGCACTAATCAATTATATAATTAATAAGACGGGAAGTGGAATCGATACAAATTCAGCAGATAAACTTCCTAGTGTCGCTGCGGATTCACTTGCTAGTTTCCAAACACATATTCAGTCTAGTCATCCGACATTTCAGGCTGCGAAAGCACCTTCATGGAGCGTTACAGATAAGAGCAAGCTGGTTCAAGAAGTCTTACGTATGGTGAACGACAATCGCAGAAATCCGTATAGTAAAGTATTGCGAACTGGAAGTGGCACTAGAGGTATCGTTGGCGATGCTTACAATGATGAAGAACAAGAAGCGGTTATTTGGACGACCAATCTGTACCTTGGTTTGAATCGTGATCAAAAAGTCATTGATGAAGCTTCTATCGCCTTAGCACGTTTTGGTACCGGAATGGGAACTTCTGCGGCAGCGTCAGGTATGACCAATCAACACTTGGAATTCGAAGCAGAGTTTGCCGATTTAGTAGGAAAGCCTAGTGCTTGTTTATTTCCGACAGGATACACAGCCAATGTCGGAGCAATTGCAGGGATTCTGGGGAAAAACGATGTTGTAGTTATCGATCAGCTCTGTCACGCTTCCATTGTTGATGGTGCTCGTCTTTGCGGTGCGACAATTAGGACATTCCAACACAACAATGTATCTGATTTGGAGGCTGTCCTTGAGTCGGAAGTATCTCCATATCATAGTATTCTAGTGGTTTTAGAAGGTGTATATAGTATGGGTGAAGGTGCTGCTCCAGTTGCAGAAATTGTGCGAACGGCAAAAAAATATAACGCACTCGTTTTAGTGGACGAAGCGCATTCTTTTGGCTTTTATGGTAAAGGTGGAGCTGGTATTTGTGCTGCTCAAGGCGTTACTGAAGAAGTGGATTTCATCATGACAACACTCAGCAAAGCTTTAGGTAGTCTTGGCGGAGTTGTTGCGGCTAGCCAAGAACATGTTGACCTTATGAAATCGTCTTCCAGAGCTTACATCTTTCAAGCTACTGTTAGTCCAGCGGATATAGCAGCAGCACTTACGGCATTGCGACGCCTTCGTTCTGATGACGCATTGCGTGAGCGATTGTGGGATACAACGCGTTACATGCGCCAGCGATTCGAAGATGCAGGATATGATTTGGGAACTGGAGACGGACCCATTATCACGCCTCATTTTAGCGACAAGGATAAACTTTACGCAATAGTACAAGGTTTATATCAGCGTGGCATTCAAACATCGGCAGTGACTTATCCAATTGTGGAAAGCGGACGCGGACGCTTACGACTTATTTGTTCGGCAGCTCATACACGTGAAGACGTTGACAAAACGCTAGAAGCGCTCATCGAAGCGGAACGTGAAGTGGATGCGCAACTTGCTGCAACAAATGATGAAGTGAAGGACTCAAATATAACGCGCGCTGATGTTGAGGTTTGGGCAAATGCATTCGCTGCTTATCTAGAAGAATCGATAGCTGAAGTTTCTGTTCCAACTCCAAATCTCGCCATAGCTGTTAGTATTTCAGAGCATTCTGAGCCAATTACAATTTTGGTTAAAGATGGAAACGTCACATTGAGTACTCACAAGGTTTCTGATTTGCCTTCTTGTTCATTGCTTCTTACTGATAAAGATGCAGTTTCCGCTTTGCAATCATCGGATGTACAAGGATTGCTAAATAGCATTTGTAATGGAACCTGTGTGTTAAATGGACAAGTGGAGGCATTTATATGGCTTATTGGACGAATTGTAGATCAGCGACAGCATGTACTTTCTCCTGTTGATTTGGAGTGA